The window GACCACGAGGAAGATATCGTCGACCTCGGAATCCGGCCGGACTGCCTCTCGGAACTCCGCGAGGAGTGGCGGACCATCGTGTCGTCGTTCCTCACTGGCCTCGGTATCGACGTGCCAGTCGCTGACCACGACGAACTCCGCCCGGAGGCCGTCGGCCGCGACGGCACCCACACCGACGCGTGGCAATCCCTCTACAACGAGTTCACGTTCACCTACGAGCAACTGGACCGCAGCGAGGCGCCCGCGCTGATGCCGGACCCCGACGAGGCCGAAAGCGATGTCTGAACCCACTGACTTCGACGCAACCGGGGATATCGAAGGTGCCGACAGTCCCTCCTATTGCGCGTACACGGAGTACGAACACGGCGTCGACCCCGAAGACCTGCCGGCAACCGGCGAGGGCGCGGAGGGTGTCGAGGCCGACGTTTTCGAGGAACTCTACGAGGTTGAAGACCCCGAGATGCCCATCTCCGTCGTCGATTTGGGGCTCATCTACGGCGTCGCTGTCGAGGACGGCCACGCGACGGTGACGATGACGCTGACCTACACCGGGTGTCCTGCGCGTGACTACCTACAGGAGGACGTTCGGCAGGCCGCAGAACGCGCGGAGGGCGTCGACTCCGCCGAGGTCGAACTCGTCTGGAGTCCCGAGTGGAACCTTGAGTTGGTGACCGAGGCCGGTAAGAACGACCTGCGGGAGTTCGGGGTGAGCGTATGAGGGGACGACCGGACCCCTCGACGGAGACCGACGACGATGCCGACCCCGCCGAGTGTCCCTACTGTGGGTCGGCGGATACCGAGCGCGAACATCCGAAGGGGCCGTCGCTGTGTCGGTCGATGCATTACTGCAACGAGTGCGGGGAACCCTTCGAAGCCTTCGGGTAGACCCCTTCGCGATAGCTCAAATACCCTTTTTACCCTCCTGAAGGCACTTATCAGGGCCGGCAGAATCGGCGTGTATGCAACGACGGAGGCTACTCGCCGCGCTCGGGGCGACGTCGACGGCCGTGCTGGCCGGCTGTCTCGGCAGCGGTGACCCCGGTGACGGGACCGAGACGCCGACGCCGGAACCGTGTACCGTCGACCGCGAGACGCCCGTCGACGTGGAGAACGAGGAGATAGACGTCCGGGAACTCCCCGAGAAACCCGACGAATGGACCGAGTCGTCGGTCGAAACGTACGTCCGGGAATACGAGGCGGCCTACCGGCAGCACAAACTTTACTCGGCGGAGATGACGTCGTACGGCCACAGCGAGAGCACGGAGAACATCCGCCAGACGGACCGCGGCTGGCGCGTCGAACTCCGAACGAACTTCTACTGGAACGAGGACACCGACGACGGAAACGTCCACGCTGACAGCCCCTATTATACCGTGGTCTATCTCGTCGCCGATGACCGCCTGCTTCGGGCCGCAAGCGAACAGCACGACGCGGACCCGAGCCTCGACGATGCCACGACGCTGGAGTGCTGGTAATTCGTCGTGCGGTCGGATAACTTTTGAAGGAGTCCACGAAACCCCAAACTAGAACGATGTCCCGAGAAGACCACCTCGAAGACGCGGCGGACGCGCTCCGGCAAGCAAGCGATGCGGCGGACGGCGAGGCGGCCGAACGCCTGACGAAGAAAGCCGACAGCTTCGAAGAGGCAGCCGCAGAGGCCAAGACCCTCGACCACGGCACGCTCGCACGTCACGAACACGGCCTGCGAGAAGTCTCCGATGACGAAGGCGGTGCCGTGGCCGACCACGTCGACGATGCGCTCGAAGCGATTACCGAGTACCGGTCGACGGTCGAAGGCGTCTAAATCAGTTTTCGACGGTTTCCAACTGCCCGCCTTCCTGCTCCCATTCGGTGAGGCTGCCCTCGTAGAAGGCCAATTCCTCGTAGCCGAGGGCTCGCAGAACGGTGTAAGTGTGGCTGATGCGGCGGGCGGTGTTACAGTAGAGGAGCACGTGCTTGTCGGGCGTGACGCCCCTGCCTTCGAGGAGTTCGCGCATCTCGGATTCCGACCGGAGGCCGCGCGTGTCGTCGTCGACGAGTTCGCGCCAGTCGACGCGGACGGCACCGGGGATGTGGCCCTCCTCGTACTCCCACTCCTCGCGCGTGTCGACGATGACGGCATCAGGGTCATCCAGTGTGTCGCGGACGAACTCGATGCCGACGAGGGGGCCGTCCTCGTCGAAGGCCGCGTCGTACGTGCCCGGGCCGAGATTCGGCTCCTCGCTGCTGACCTCGTGTTCGAGGTTCCACGAGGAGTAATCGCCATTGAGCAGGTGGAGTTTGGAGGGGTCGTGACCGTAGAGTTCGGCGGTCACCAGAAACCGGGCGGCGAAAACGCCGTGGGTGTCGTCGTAGGCGACGATATCCGAGTCGTTGTCGATGCCGGCCGCCTCCGCGAGCGCGACGAAGGCGTCGGCACCGGGGAGCATCCCGGCTTCGGCCTCGC of the Natronomonas halophila genome contains:
- the paaD gene encoding 1,2-phenylacetyl-CoA epoxidase subunit PaaD, whose amino-acid sequence is MSEPTDFDATGDIEGADSPSYCAYTEYEHGVDPEDLPATGEGAEGVEADVFEELYEVEDPEMPISVVDLGLIYGVAVEDGHATVTMTLTYTGCPARDYLQEDVRQAAERAEGVDSAEVELVWSPEWNLELVTEAGKNDLREFGVSV
- a CDS encoding sulfurtransferase, giving the protein MNQRVVAAEWVADRLDEVAVVDVRDAWEYDGIGHIPTAVNIPFDEFRAEEHGEAEAGMLPGADAFVALAEAAGIDNDSDIVAYDDTHGVFAARFLVTAELYGHDPSKLHLLNGDYSSWNLEHEVSSEEPNLGPGTYDAAFDEDGPLVGIEFVRDTLDDPDAVIVDTREEWEYEEGHIPGAVRVDWRELVDDDTRGLRSESEMRELLEGRGVTPDKHVLLYCNTARRISHTYTVLRALGYEELAFYEGSLTEWEQEGGQLETVEN
- the paaE gene encoding 1,2-phenylacetyl-CoA epoxidase subunit PaaE, with translation MRGRPDPSTETDDDADPAECPYCGSADTEREHPKGPSLCRSMHYCNECGEPFEAFG
- a CDS encoding DUF7553 family protein, encoding MSREDHLEDAADALRQASDAADGEAAERLTKKADSFEEAAAEAKTLDHGTLARHEHGLREVSDDEGGAVADHVDDALEAITEYRSTVEGV